In a genomic window of Rubidibacter lacunae KORDI 51-2:
- a CDS encoding glycogen/starch/alpha-glucan phosphorylase — protein MLDTPPQSDTPQFEASQSDICCIEDDRTGLSLETLVRGFADNLFYVQGKYPGNATLNDYYMALAYTVRDRLLQRWLNTIQSHLREDVRVVCYMSAEYLLGPHLANNLLNLGLEEQIRRAVEATGLSLDDLIAQEEEPGLGNGGLGRLAACYMDSLSTLEIPAVGYGIRYEFGIFDQAIRNGWQVEITDKWLQLGNPWEIARPEEAVEVKLGGYTEVYHNSQGAYRVHWHPGRTIKGVPYDTPIPGYRVNTANTLRLWKAEAPQDFDFQAFNTGDYYGAVKQKILSENITKVLYPNDEQIEGKELRLAQQYFFVSCSLQDMIRMHLNAGGSLETFHQKYTAQLNDTHPAVAVAELMRLLVDVHHFQWDKAWDITRKTFAYTNHTLLPEALEKWPLELFGRLLPRHLEIVYEINNRFLDRVRVKYLGDEGHLAHLSLIDEQGERYVRMAHLACVGSYAINGVAALHTELLKQDVLHDFNELYPGKIQNKTNGVTPRRWLALCNPRLTDLLRETIGEDWLVHLDQLRKLEFFVDDAGFRERWRGVKQANKQALSAYVREHLNIDIDPNSLFDVQIKRIHEYKRQHLNALHIVSLYAQIKLDPNADIVPRTFVFAGKAAPGYFMAKRIIKLITSIADIVNNDPDVGERLRVVFVPDYNVTNSQRLYPAANLSEQISTAGKEASGTGNMKFALSGALTIGTLDGANVEIREEVGAENFFLFGLTAPEVKQLKQQGYRPRDYYKSNPLLKETIDLIASGYFSHGDRELFVPLLDSLLKYDPFLVLADFQAYVDAQKRVSAAYCDTENWTRMSILNSARMGKFSSDRAIREYARDIWKVQPLPIELEGSVEFFESSTNRHN, from the coding sequence ATGCTAGATACGCCTCCGCAATCCGACACTCCGCAGTTCGAGGCTTCGCAGTCCGACATTTGCTGTATCGAAGACGATCGTACCGGGTTGAGCCTCGAGACCCTCGTACGGGGCTTTGCCGACAACCTGTTCTACGTGCAGGGTAAATATCCGGGGAATGCGACCCTCAACGACTACTACATGGCGTTGGCGTATACCGTGCGCGATCGCTTGTTGCAGCGCTGGCTGAATACTATCCAGAGTCACCTGCGCGAAGACGTGCGCGTGGTGTGCTATATGTCAGCGGAATATTTACTGGGTCCGCACCTTGCGAACAACTTACTCAATCTCGGACTGGAGGAGCAAATTCGCCGGGCGGTAGAAGCCACCGGTTTGTCGCTCGATGACTTGATCGCTCAGGAAGAAGAACCCGGACTCGGGAACGGCGGCTTGGGTCGTCTTGCAGCGTGCTACATGGATTCCCTTTCGACGCTGGAGATTCCTGCGGTCGGCTACGGTATCCGCTACGAATTTGGCATCTTCGACCAGGCAATCCGCAACGGCTGGCAGGTGGAAATCACCGATAAGTGGCTGCAGCTTGGCAATCCCTGGGAAATCGCGCGTCCGGAGGAAGCCGTTGAGGTTAAGCTCGGCGGATACACCGAGGTTTATCACAACAGTCAGGGGGCCTACCGCGTTCACTGGCATCCCGGGCGCACAATTAAAGGCGTGCCCTACGATACGCCGATCCCAGGTTATCGCGTCAACACGGCCAACACGCTGCGTCTCTGGAAAGCCGAAGCGCCCCAAGACTTCGACTTCCAAGCCTTCAACACTGGCGATTATTACGGCGCGGTCAAGCAAAAGATCCTTTCCGAGAACATCACCAAGGTGCTCTATCCCAACGACGAGCAGATTGAAGGCAAAGAACTGCGCTTGGCTCAGCAGTACTTCTTTGTATCGTGCTCGCTCCAGGACATGATTCGCATGCACCTGAATGCAGGTGGCAGCCTGGAAACGTTCCACCAGAAGTACACCGCACAGCTGAATGACACGCACCCTGCCGTGGCAGTTGCCGAACTCATGCGCTTGTTAGTGGATGTGCATCACTTCCAGTGGGATAAGGCGTGGGATATCACTCGTAAGACGTTTGCGTACACCAACCACACCTTGTTACCAGAAGCGCTGGAGAAGTGGCCGCTGGAACTCTTCGGACGTTTGCTGCCGCGGCACTTGGAGATCGTCTACGAGATCAACAACCGCTTCTTGGATCGCGTCCGCGTTAAGTACCTTGGCGACGAAGGACATTTGGCGCACCTGTCGTTGATCGACGAGCAGGGCGAGCGCTACGTGCGGATGGCGCACTTGGCTTGTGTTGGCAGCTACGCGATCAATGGCGTAGCTGCTCTGCATACCGAGCTGCTCAAGCAGGACGTCCTGCACGATTTCAACGAGCTTTATCCGGGCAAGATTCAGAACAAGACTAACGGCGTAACGCCTCGCCGCTGGTTAGCTCTGTGCAATCCGCGGCTGACGGATCTGCTGCGCGAGACTATTGGCGAGGATTGGCTCGTTCACCTCGACCAACTCCGCAAGCTCGAGTTTTTTGTCGACGATGCGGGCTTCCGGGAGCGCTGGCGCGGCGTGAAGCAGGCAAACAAGCAAGCGCTATCGGCTTACGTGCGCGAGCATCTGAACATCGATATCGATCCGAACTCGCTGTTCGACGTGCAGATCAAGCGCATCCACGAGTACAAGCGCCAGCATCTGAACGCGCTGCATATCGTCAGTCTCTATGCTCAGATCAAACTCGACCCGAATGCCGACATCGTTCCACGCACGTTCGTGTTTGCGGGTAAGGCAGCGCCGGGCTACTTCATGGCCAAGCGCATTATCAAATTGATTACCTCGATCGCCGATATAGTCAATAACGACCCGGATGTAGGCGAGCGCTTGCGAGTAGTCTTCGTACCGGACTACAACGTTACGAACAGCCAGCGCTTGTATCCGGCGGCAAATCTGTCAGAGCAGATTTCGACGGCAGGCAAGGAGGCGTCGGGGACGGGCAACATGAAGTTTGCCCTCAGCGGCGCGCTGACAATCGGGACGCTCGATGGCGCAAACGTTGAGATTCGCGAGGAAGTGGGAGCAGAGAACTTTTTCCTGTTTGGGCTGACGGCTCCGGAAGTCAAGCAGCTCAAGCAGCAAGGTTACCGCCCCCGCGATTATTACAAATCCAATCCGCTGTTGAAAGAGACGATCGACTTGATTGCCTCGGGATACTTTTCCCACGGCGATCGCGAACTGTTTGTGCCCTTGCTGGATTCGCTGCTGAAGTACGATCCGTTCTTGGTGCTGGCGGACTTCCAAGCTTACGTAGACGCTCAGAAGCGCGTGAGCGCGGCGTATTGCGATACAGAGAACTGGACGCGGATGTCGATTTTGAACTCGGCACGGATGGGCAAGTTCTCTTCCGATCGCGCTATTCGCGAATATGCTCGCGATATCTGGAAGGTTCAGCCGTTGCCCATCGAACTTGAAGGTAGTGTGGAGTTTTTCGAATCCTCTACTAACCGGCACAACTGA
- the folK gene encoding 2-amino-4-hydroxy-6-hydroxymethyldihydropteridine diphosphokinase, whose translation MQHPGQPDNPNDHDERCAIALGGNLGNVEATLTSALADLNATDGIRVETKSRWYRTAPVGPPQPEYLNGCALLTVSLLPVELLAALQAIEAGYGRERRERWGPRTLDLDVLLYGDRVVDLPRLQIPHPHLGERAFVLVPLAEIAADWIEPRSGLSIGQLAARVGNTGVRLAAAN comes from the coding sequence ATGCAGCATCCGGGACAGCCCGACAACCCGAATGACCACGACGAGCGCTGCGCGATCGCGCTCGGTGGCAACCTCGGTAATGTGGAAGCTACCTTAACCTCAGCACTGGCGGACCTCAACGCCACGGACGGCATCCGGGTCGAGACAAAATCGCGGTGGTATCGCACTGCTCCAGTTGGACCGCCGCAGCCAGAGTATCTTAACGGCTGCGCGCTCCTAACCGTTTCGCTACTGCCCGTTGAGTTGCTGGCTGCATTACAGGCAATCGAGGCAGGCTACGGGCGCGAACGTCGAGAACGCTGGGGACCGCGCACCCTCGACCTCGACGTATTGCTGTACGGCGATCGCGTAGTGGACCTACCGCGACTCCAGATTCCCCATCCGCACTTAGGCGAACGTGCTTTCGTTCTCGTTCCTCTTGCCGAGATCGCCGCCGACTGGATCGAGCCGCGATCGGGTCTCAGTATCGGACAACTGGCCGCACGGGTTGGGAACACCGGCGTACGGCTGGCTGCAGCCAATTGA
- a CDS encoding cysteine desulfurase family protein: MAAPRPIYLDYHATTPVDRRVVEAMLPYFTEHFGNPSSTGHIYGWEAEAAVAQARDRVAAAIGARSEEIVFTSGATEANNLAIKGVAEAYLDRGRHIVTVQTEHSAVLAPCRYLERLGFEVTYLPVQADGLLGLANLEAVLRSNTVLVSVMAANNEIGVLHPLADIGALCRDRGILFHTDAAQAIAKIPLDVEAMSVDLLSLTAHKLYGPKGIGALYVRRQVRVAAQLHGGGQESDRRSGTLFVPQIVGLGTAIALGLDEMECEGRRQLALRDRLWQHLQVAGDVTLNGHPTQRLPGNLNVSFAGVDGAALLLGLRPTVAVSSGSACASESQQVSHVLRALGRSPELARATLRFGIGRFVTKEEIERAAAATIDVVQNLRSPSVAVR; the protein is encoded by the coding sequence ATGGCCGCTCCCCGACCGATTTACCTCGACTACCACGCCACAACGCCGGTCGATCGGCGCGTGGTAGAGGCGATGCTACCTTACTTTACCGAGCACTTCGGCAATCCCTCATCAACGGGACACATTTACGGCTGGGAAGCCGAAGCAGCCGTTGCGCAAGCACGCGATCGCGTCGCCGCGGCAATCGGCGCGCGATCTGAGGAGATTGTCTTTACAAGCGGCGCGACGGAAGCAAACAACCTGGCAATCAAGGGCGTGGCGGAAGCGTATCTCGATCGCGGCCGCCACATCGTCACGGTACAAACCGAGCACAGTGCCGTCCTCGCACCCTGTCGCTATTTAGAGCGGCTCGGATTCGAGGTAACGTATCTGCCGGTGCAAGCGGATGGCTTGCTGGGGCTAGCGAACCTAGAAGCAGTGCTGCGGTCGAACACGGTGTTGGTGTCGGTCATGGCGGCAAATAATGAAATCGGCGTGCTGCACCCGCTGGCGGATATCGGCGCGCTCTGTCGCGATCGCGGTATCCTTTTCCACACCGACGCGGCCCAGGCAATTGCCAAGATCCCGCTCGATGTGGAGGCAATGTCAGTCGATCTGCTGTCGCTGACGGCGCACAAGCTTTACGGTCCCAAAGGGATTGGCGCACTCTACGTTCGGCGGCAAGTGCGGGTGGCGGCGCAACTGCACGGCGGCGGGCAGGAAAGCGATCGCCGTTCGGGAACGCTATTCGTACCGCAGATTGTCGGGCTGGGGACGGCAATCGCACTGGGACTGGATGAAATGGAGTGTGAAGGACGGCGGCAGCTGGCACTGCGCGATCGCCTGTGGCAGCACCTGCAGGTAGCGGGCGATGTGACACTCAACGGACATCCGACGCAACGGCTACCGGGCAACCTCAACGTCAGTTTTGCGGGGGTAGATGGTGCGGCGTTGCTGCTGGGTTTGCGACCGACGGTGGCAGTATCGTCTGGCTCAGCCTGTGCGTCGGAATCGCAACAGGTCTCGCACGTGTTGCGAGCCTTGGGGCGTTCGCCGGAGTTGGCGCGGGCGACGCTGCGCTTCGGCATCGGCCGGTTCGTGACGAAAGAGGAGATCGAACGGGCGGCTGCGGCAACGATTGATGTAGTGCAAAACCTGCGATCGCCGAGCGTTGCTGTAAGATAA
- a CDS encoding DUF3153 domain-containing protein, with protein MMLRRVWALVLAGCMLLLSGCVQYDAGIRFEGLHRGAIVQRVQLGDRLSSFSKSSVREWLRSIERRAQQLGGRVERVSPLELAVEIPFGSGPELAQKFNAFFHPDAPASSDLVAFDASLDVRQTNLLLVQRTYLKLALDLRALALLSPEAAEVVDAGSLVDLEFHLDVPGSVRKASPGARREGSQLVWTLQPGTIASLEAAFWSVEPLGWGAIAIALFVVGGFYLKYHHLPWSAPRSS; from the coding sequence ATGATGCTGCGACGAGTTTGGGCGCTGGTTTTGGCGGGCTGCATGTTGCTCTTGTCGGGCTGCGTGCAGTACGACGCGGGCATTCGCTTCGAGGGATTGCATCGCGGCGCGATCGTCCAACGCGTGCAGCTCGGCGATCGCCTATCGAGCTTTAGCAAGTCGAGCGTGCGGGAATGGCTGCGGAGTATCGAGCGGCGGGCCCAGCAGCTCGGTGGGAGAGTGGAACGGGTGTCGCCGCTGGAATTAGCGGTCGAGATTCCGTTCGGAAGCGGTCCGGAACTGGCACAAAAGTTTAACGCCTTCTTCCATCCCGACGCACCGGCAAGTAGCGACTTGGTGGCGTTCGATGCCAGCTTGGACGTGCGGCAGACCAACTTACTATTGGTGCAGCGGACGTACCTGAAGCTGGCACTGGACTTGCGGGCATTGGCACTGCTGTCGCCGGAGGCAGCAGAAGTTGTCGATGCGGGGTCGCTGGTCGATCTGGAGTTCCACCTCGACGTGCCTGGCTCGGTCCGTAAGGCGTCTCCAGGTGCACGGCGCGAAGGTTCGCAACTCGTGTGGACATTACAACCCGGTACGATCGCTTCCTTGGAGGCAGCATTTTGGTCGGTGGAACCCCTGGGTTGGGGCGCGATCGCGATTGCCCTTTTCGTCGTCGGCGGGTTTTATCTCAAGTACCATCATTTGCCTTGGTCGGCACCGCGATCGTCTTAA
- a CDS encoding histidine phosphatase family protein, whose protein sequence is MSLRLYLLRHGETTYSQKGGFCGILDPDLTSEGATMAEAFAAAYRNLDWKAIYVSPMRRTIATAKPICEAAGLQMQLRDGLKELNYGEWEDQTHEAVERRFNADYVRWLTEPAWNPPTGGETATQVSSRAMPIIAEIEENYADGNVLVVSHKATIRIVLCSLLGIDLGRYRDRIAALTTSVSIVKFDVHGPLLEVLGDRTHIPEHIRNRPGT, encoded by the coding sequence ATGAGTCTGAGACTGTACCTGCTGCGGCACGGCGAAACTACCTACAGCCAGAAAGGCGGCTTCTGTGGCATCCTCGATCCCGACCTCACGTCCGAAGGGGCCACCATGGCCGAGGCGTTTGCAGCGGCTTATCGCAATCTGGATTGGAAAGCCATCTACGTCAGCCCGATGCGCCGCACGATCGCAACCGCCAAGCCCATATGCGAGGCCGCTGGTTTGCAGATGCAGCTCCGCGACGGACTCAAGGAGCTAAATTATGGCGAGTGGGAGGACCAAACCCACGAAGCCGTCGAGCGGCGCTTCAATGCCGACTACGTGCGCTGGCTGACTGAACCGGCTTGGAACCCACCAACTGGCGGCGAGACGGCAACGCAGGTCTCCAGTCGCGCGATGCCCATCATTGCCGAAATTGAAGAGAATTATGCTGACGGCAACGTGCTCGTGGTGTCCCACAAAGCGACGATACGGATCGTTTTGTGTTCGCTACTCGGCATCGACCTCGGGCGCTATCGCGATCGCATTGCCGCTCTGACGACGTCGGTGTCGATTGTCAAGTTCGACGTTCACGGACCGCTGCTGGAGGTCCTCGGCGATCGTACCCACATCCCCGAACACATCCGCAACCGACCGGGCACCTGA